A genomic segment from Sphingobacteriaceae bacterium encodes:
- a CDS encoding YicC/YloC family endoribonuclease: MVSSMTGYGQGESVGKYYRFAVEVRSVNHRFNDVHIRLPRDFSPWEQSIRKAVLQRVRRGRVDLSLTAEPLEGTRQVKLNQPLAVAYHQALDQLARELGLVPHIPISVLAAMPDLFTVESTAPEAGDLWHEMEPALAAALDQLTASRRSEGQALAADCLKRIDRLQELLSAVAAEAPAVAEHYRQRLLERLQEWLPEGSLDMDRITAEVVLMAERSAIDEEITRLGSHLEQLRQCLQDAGPVGRRMEFLLQEAHREVQTMGAKSQSTAISQAVVEMKSELENLREQVQNIE; encoded by the coding sequence TTGGTCAGCAGCATGACGGGCTACGGACAGGGGGAGTCCGTAGGCAAATATTATCGCTTCGCCGTTGAGGTCCGCTCCGTCAATCACCGCTTCAACGACGTCCACATCCGCCTGCCCCGGGATTTCAGCCCCTGGGAGCAGTCCATCCGCAAGGCCGTGCTCCAGCGGGTGCGCCGGGGCCGGGTGGACCTGAGCCTCACGGCCGAACCCCTGGAAGGCACCCGGCAGGTAAAGCTGAACCAGCCCCTGGCCGTGGCCTACCACCAAGCCCTGGACCAACTGGCCCGGGAGCTGGGCCTGGTTCCCCACATCCCCATCTCGGTGCTGGCCGCCATGCCCGACCTGTTCACGGTTGAATCGACGGCCCCCGAGGCCGGCGACTTGTGGCACGAAATGGAGCCCGCCCTGGCGGCCGCCTTGGACCAGTTGACCGCCAGCCGGCGGTCCGAGGGACAGGCCCTGGCCGCCGACTGCCTGAAGCGCATCGACCGGCTCCAGGAACTGCTGTCCGCCGTGGCCGCCGAGGCGCCGGCGGTGGCGGAGCATTACCGGCAGCGCCTCCTGGAGCGGCTGCAGGAGTGGCTGCCCGAAGGATCCCTGGACATGGACCGGATCACCGCCGAAGTGGTCCTCATGGCCGAGCGGTCGGCCATCGACGAGGAGATCACCCGCCTGGGCAGCCACCTGGAGCAGCTGCGGCAATGCCTTCAGGACGCAGGTCCCGTGGGGCGCCGGATGGAATTCCTGCTGCAGGAAGCCCACCGGGAAGTGCAGACCATGGGCGCCAAGAGCCAAAGCACCGCCATCTCCCAGGCGGTGGTGGAGATGAAGTCCGAACTGGAAAACCTGCGGGAGCAAGTGCAGAACATCGAATAG
- a CDS encoding DUF370 domain-containing protein, which produces MRLVNIGFGNIVAADRIVAVVSPESAPIKRIISDARAEGLLIDATYGRRTRAVIITDSGHVLLAAVQPETIAQRLAPRELGRTADGDGKGGGRL; this is translated from the coding sequence ATGCGACTGGTGAATATCGGCTTCGGCAACATCGTGGCTGCCGACCGCATCGTGGCAGTGGTAAGCCCCGAATCGGCCCCCATCAAGCGCATCATATCCGACGCCCGGGCTGAAGGCCTGCTGATCGACGCCACCTACGGGCGCCGGACCCGGGCCGTCATCATCACCGATTCAGGCCATGTGCTGCTGGCCGCCGTCCAGCCCGAAACCATCGCCCAGCGCCTGGCTCCCCGGGAGTTGGGCCGGACCGCAGACGGCGACGGAAAAGGAGGCGGGCGTCTTTGA
- the gmk gene encoding guanylate kinase, producing MNKTLPGLLIVLSAPSGAGKGSVRRELAKLEPDLIYGVSVTTRPPRPGERDGQHYFFTDEEDFRARAARGELVEWSEVYGHLYGTPREPMETYIREGRDVIVEKDVQGARKIMALYPKAVTIFILPPSLEELRRRIESRGTESPEAQRQRLRSAGEELVWVKDYQYCIVNDDVAVAAADVAAIIRAERCRVQRYLDAGHLFWLEG from the coding sequence TTGAACAAGACCCTGCCGGGCCTGCTCATCGTGCTGTCGGCGCCCTCGGGCGCCGGCAAGGGTTCGGTGCGCCGGGAACTGGCCAAGCTGGAACCCGATCTCATCTACGGCGTCAGCGTGACCACCCGGCCGCCCCGTCCGGGCGAGCGGGATGGGCAGCATTATTTCTTCACCGATGAAGAGGATTTCCGGGCCCGGGCCGCCAGGGGCGAACTGGTGGAATGGTCCGAAGTGTACGGCCACCTGTACGGCACACCCCGGGAGCCCATGGAGACCTATATACGGGAAGGCCGGGATGTCATCGTGGAAAAGGACGTCCAAGGAGCCCGCAAGATCATGGCTCTTTACCCCAAGGCGGTGACCATCTTCATCCTGCCGCCTTCCCTGGAGGAACTGCGCCGCCGCATCGAGAGCCGGGGCACCGAGTCGCCGGAAGCCCAGCGGCAGCGCCTGCGGAGCGCCGGCGAGGAACTGGTGTGGGTCAAAGATTACCAGTACTGTATAGTAAACGATGATGTGGCTGTTGCCGCGGCCGACGTGGCAGCCATCATCAGAGCCGAGCGATGCCGGGTCCAGCGCTACCTGGACGCCGGTCATCTCTTCTGGCTGGAGGGATAA
- the coaBC gene encoding bifunctional phosphopantothenoylcysteine decarboxylase/phosphopantothenate--cysteine ligase CoaBC, whose translation MPGNEAQGERPLDQRRILFCVAGGIAAYKAAFAVSRLRQLGAVVRVVLTQGATAFVTPLTFQALSGQPVWTTLFQPQRVGAVDHVELAHESDLCIIAPATANIIGKLANGIADDPVSTVVMGIQAPVLLAPAMEAGMMDNPAVAANLDRLRSWGWHVVGPEEGHLASGRTGPGRMVEPQRLVAAAVDLLTRDQDLAGRRLVVTAGPTREYFDPVRFLSNPSSGKMGFAIAAAARERGAQVTLIHGPVALPVPPGVTAVPITSARDMYAAVLERLPGTDVLIKAAAVADFRPAETREQKIKKNDAELTISLARNPDILAEAGRRKQPGQVLVGFAAESHDTLNFAREKMKAKGADLMVANDITEPDAGFAHDTNRVHLLFADGRHRALPLLSKREVAHHILDAVKEILADAEPSP comes from the coding sequence GTGCCGGGGAATGAGGCCCAAGGGGAAAGGCCTTTGGACCAGCGCCGCATACTGTTTTGCGTCGCCGGCGGCATCGCCGCCTACAAGGCGGCCTTCGCCGTCAGCCGCCTGCGGCAGTTGGGCGCCGTGGTGCGGGTGGTGCTCACCCAAGGGGCCACGGCCTTCGTCACCCCTTTGACCTTCCAGGCCCTGTCGGGCCAGCCCGTGTGGACCACCCTGTTCCAGCCCCAGCGGGTGGGCGCCGTGGACCACGTGGAACTGGCCCACGAATCGGACCTGTGCATCATCGCCCCCGCCACCGCCAACATCATCGGCAAGCTGGCCAACGGCATCGCCGACGATCCCGTCAGCACCGTGGTCATGGGCATCCAGGCGCCCGTGCTCCTGGCCCCGGCCATGGAAGCGGGCATGATGGACAACCCCGCCGTCGCCGCCAATTTGGACCGTCTCCGCAGCTGGGGATGGCACGTGGTGGGCCCCGAGGAGGGCCACCTGGCCTCAGGCCGGACAGGGCCGGGGCGGATGGTGGAGCCCCAGCGGCTGGTGGCCGCGGCGGTGGACCTGCTGACCCGGGACCAGGATCTGGCCGGGCGCCGGCTGGTGGTCACCGCCGGCCCCACCCGGGAGTATTTCGACCCGGTGCGGTTCTTGTCCAACCCCTCTTCCGGCAAGATGGGCTTTGCCATTGCCGCGGCCGCCCGGGAGCGGGGAGCCCAGGTTACCCTCATCCACGGGCCGGTGGCCTTGCCCGTGCCCCCGGGGGTGACGGCCGTGCCCATCACCTCCGCCCGGGATATGTATGCGGCGGTGCTGGAGAGGCTGCCCGGCACCGACGTCTTGATCAAGGCGGCCGCCGTGGCCGACTTCCGCCCCGCCGAAACCCGGGAGCAAAAGATCAAGAAGAACGATGCGGAACTGACCATCAGCCTGGCCCGCAACCCCGACATCCTGGCCGAGGCCGGGCGCCGCAAGCAGCCGGGCCAGGTGCTGGTGGGCTTCGCCGCCGAAAGCCACGACACTTTGAACTTCGCCCGGGAGAAGATGAAGGCCAAGGGAGCGGACCTGATGGTGGCCAACGACATCACCGAGCCCGACGCCGGGTTCGCCCACGACACCAACCGGGTCCACCTGCTCTTCGCCGACGGCCGCCACCGGGCCCTGCCCCTCCTGAGCAAGCGGGAAGTAGCCCATCACATCCTGGATGCCGTCAAGGAAATCCTGGCCGACGCCGAGCCCTCCCCTTGA
- the rpoZ gene encoding DNA-directed RNA polymerase subunit omega, translating to MQLDLDALLEKADSKYTLVVVAARRARQIVDAGGTSTLVATAMAKPVSIAFEELLQDKLEWEGPEEP from the coding sequence ATGCAACTGGACCTGGACGCCCTGCTGGAGAAGGCTGACAGCAAGTACACCTTGGTGGTCGTTGCCGCCCGCCGGGCCCGCCAAATCGTGGACGCCGGGGGGACAAGCACCCTGGTGGCCACCGCCATGGCCAAGCCTGTCAGCATCGCCTTCGAGGAACTCCTGCAGGACAAGTTGGAATGGGAAGGTCCTGAAGAACCGTAA